From the genome of Denticeps clupeoides chromosome 4, fDenClu1.1, whole genome shotgun sequence, one region includes:
- the crot gene encoding peroxisomal carnitine O-octanoyltransferase translates to MDNQTSEIVAERTFQFQDNLPPLPVPSLEGTLIKYMDAVKPFSTEEEFQATVAIVKHFGEGIGLNLHQKLIARAKSRQNWLEDWWLDTAYLEVRMPSQLNVNFGGPAPYLEHCWPPCEGVQLERTSLNVWHTLQFWHLIHTERLPVHKSGNVPLDMHQFRMLFSTCKVPGITKDKILNYFKTESEGPCLTHIVVMCRGRIFTFDAMCDGLILTPPELLRHLTHIKHACEGGVEGQGVAALTTEERTRWAKAREYLISLDPANENILETIQSSLFVVSLDDSKPYATAEDYTPMTQEALTGDPTIRWGDKSYNSLCFADGTFGSNCDHAPYDAMILVSLCSYVDEKLKASNGTWKGSDRVRDLPFPEELVFNLDEKVKQDIVLAKDQYYRTSQDLQIVTCAFTSFGKAAIKKRKLHPDTFVQMALQLAFYRQHGRAGSCYETATTRHFFHGRTETMRPCTSEALKWCRLMLNPTANAEVKRAALQQAFTKHNKLMGEAQNGKGFDRHLLGLYLIAKEQGLPVPELYTDPLYAKSGGGGNFVLSTSLVGYTSVLGAVAPMVHHGYGCFYRIRDDRIMVACTAWKSCAETDAEALFQNLCSSLHQMLHLTTLSQL, encoded by the exons TGAAGCCCTTCTCCACGGAAGAGGAATTTCAAGCTACAGTTGCCATTGTGAAGCATTTTGGAGAGGGCATTGGTCTGAATCTGCACCAGAAACTGATAGCAAGAGCCAAGAGCCGGCAAAACTGG CTGGAGGACTGGTGGTTGGACACGGCCTATCTGGAGGTGCGCATGCCCTCCCagctgaatgtgaactttgggGGTCCAGCGCCGTACCTGGAGCACTGTTGGCCCCCCTGTGAGGGAGTACAGCTGGAGCGAACCAGTCTGAACGTATGGCATACCCTGCAATTCTGGCACCTCATCCACAC AGAGCGACTGCCTGTCCATAAGTCAGGGAATGTGCCATTGGACATGCATCAGTTCCGGATGCTCTTCAGCACATGCAAAGTGCCTGGGATTACAAAGGATAAGATCCTGAACTACTTCAAAACTG AGAGTGAGGGTCCGTGTTTGACTCATATTGTGGTAATGTGTCGTGGAAGGATTTTCACGTTCGATGCAATGTGTGATGGTCTCATCTTGACTCCTCCTGAGCTTCTAAg ACATCTGACTCATATAAAGCATGCCTGTGAAGGGGGTGTCGAAGGTCAGGGTGTGGCTGCACTTACCACTGAGGAGAGGACCCGCTGGGCAAAG GCCAGAGAGTATCTGATCTCATTGGATCCAGCTAATGAGAACATTCTGGAGACCATCCAAAGCAGCCTGTTTGTGGTGTCACTGGATGACTCCAAACCGTATGCTACAGCCGAGGACTATACACCG ATGACACAAGAGGCGTTAACTGGTGACCCCACTATCCGGTGGGGTGATAAGTCATACAACTCCCTTTGCTTCGCTGATGGAACCTTTGGCTCCAACTGTGAT CACGCTCCTTACGATGCCATgattctcgtctctctgtgttcATATGTCGACGAGAAGCTGAAGGCCAGTAATGGCACATGGAAG ggcTCTGACCGTGTACGTGACTTACCTTTCCCTGAAGAGCTGGTTTTTAATCTGGATGAAAAAGTCAAACAAGATATTGTCCTGGCAAAAGATCAGTACTACAGAACA tcccAGGATTTACAGATTGTAACCTGCGCCTTCACCTCCTTTGGGAAAGCTGCTATTAAGAAGCGAAAACTCCACCCTGACACCTTTGTGCAGATGGCACTGCAGCTTGCTTTCTATAGGCAGCACGGGAG GGCAGGTAGCTGCTATGAAACGGCCACAACACGTCATTTCTTCCATGGCCGGACCGAGACCATGAGACCCTGTACCTCCGAAGCTCTGAAGTGGTGCAGGTTAATGCTGAATCCTACTGCCAAC GCTGAAGTGAAGAGGGCAGCGCTGCAGCAGGCCTTCACCAAACACAACAAGCTGATGGGGGAGGCACAGAATGGCAAAG GCTTTGACAGACACCTGCTGGGCCTGTACTTAATCGCAAAAGAGCAGGGACTCCCTGTCCCAGAGCTTTACACGGATCCTCTGTATGCTAAAAG tggaggaggaggcAACTTTGTCCTCTCCACCAGTTTGGTGGGATATACATCAGTTTTGGGAGCTGTTGCTCCTATGGTGCACCATGGATATGGCTGCTTCTACCGTATACGTGATGACCG GATTATGGTTGCATGTACAGCATGGAAGTCCTGTGCAGAGACCGATGCCGAGGCTCTTTTTCAGAACCTCTGCTCCTCCCTTCACCAGATGCTCCATCTGACAACCCTCTCTCAGCtctga